Proteins encoded within one genomic window of Bradyrhizobium sp. CB1717:
- a CDS encoding BREX system Lon protease-like protein BrxL, producing the protein MTVFFSMGAHLNARDRKAVRKTVSGLVKILFPHGEVTQEELAETLELALEGRRRVKEQLKKMGSFEYHQTSFSYTLQDTGEERFVGVPEQGGRDLISADPLSPGTVYTAGVTSEGTVGLYRLEVSVSSGNGKLKMAGGISGAMKESVQRAFSYIQAKKVELGIARDLDSSDMHVEVIDLLGNRLEAEVGVAFFVAAYSAFRKAPVSPALLVLGDMSVQGNIKPLRSLTEPLQVAKDNGAKRSLIPIENKRNFLDVSADIMEHVDPIFYGDPKTAALKVIGAN; encoded by the coding sequence TTGACCGTTTTTTTTTCGATGGGGGCACACCTCAATGCGCGAGATCGTAAAGCGGTCAGGAAAACCGTATCCGGCTTGGTGAAGATCTTATTTCCGCACGGTGAGGTGACTCAGGAAGAGCTTGCCGAGACTCTCGAGCTGGCTCTTGAGGGTCGGCGGCGCGTGAAGGAGCAGCTCAAGAAGATGGGCTCCTTTGAGTACCATCAAACATCGTTCAGCTATACGCTTCAAGATACGGGCGAAGAGCGCTTTGTTGGGGTCCCCGAGCAAGGTGGACGAGATTTGATTTCTGCGGATCCCCTATCTCCGGGAACAGTCTACACTGCCGGTGTGACGTCCGAAGGAACGGTTGGTCTATATCGCTTGGAAGTTTCAGTTTCGAGCGGGAACGGAAAGCTCAAGATGGCGGGCGGCATTTCTGGGGCCATGAAGGAATCCGTGCAGCGCGCTTTCAGCTATATTCAGGCGAAGAAGGTCGAGCTCGGCATCGCGCGAGACCTTGATAGTTCGGACATGCATGTTGAGGTCATTGATCTCCTGGGTAATCGCTTGGAGGCTGAGGTTGGAGTCGCGTTTTTTGTCGCCGCCTATTCGGCCTTTCGAAAGGCCCCTGTCAGTCCTGCACTGCTAGTACTTGGCGATATGAGCGTGCAGGGCAATATAAAGCCTCTGCGATCTCTGACTGAACCGCTTCAAGTCGCGAAAGACAATGGCGCGAAGCGGTCCCTCATTCCGATCGAGAACAAGCGGAACTTCCTCGATGTGAGTGCGGATATCATGGAGCACGTCGATCCGATCTTCTACGGAGATCCGAAAACAGCGGCTTTAAAGGTGATAGGAGCTAACTGA
- a CDS encoding MotA/TolQ/ExbB proton channel family protein produces MELLNQLLRELGLEAKLAQLSVLWSTYAGQPRTSVMAIGFALFVFTLFFVVFFLLRSIPLRIRLWRVAYRLRNADPLTSDFKKIFAADRKLLHLWNEYRHTLHPQKEFDAETATDKVVALRATSSAEHFFNSQTVYETRLRTEFFKHLPGICTGLGIIGTFLGLIQGLSAFNVSENIQEVRSSIDALLHGVYEAFEVSVTAIILAIAITFVEKWIVSSLSHATELIVQRLDAIFESGANTEYLERLVRSSEETAKQSRILKDSLVADLKEVLSELTRKQIEAANAHASTIGPQIASSLKQELADPLAKISAAVAQVSNDQSGAVTKLLTDVLASFSEQLKGLLQSQATDITRLQQEAAQGLRAAVDKIDAMVVKLDETSSKSTTQLTSSVADAITNIQKQLAQFETSTGTSTNTLSNSADRLSSSIDNFLAAVGGLINAVSAIGQTSDNLMRSADQIATASSRLSEVSADYNTTRASIAAMIGELGAITEVARRDATVTSEIVARIEASANKLNEAQLHAQEFLDRVSDVLESTHREFAENMRKTLGEANRQFFDQLSQATGLLRTGIMELETTLTALDIRQSA; encoded by the coding sequence GTGGAACTTTTGAATCAGCTCCTGCGCGAACTAGGGTTGGAAGCCAAGCTGGCCCAACTGAGCGTTCTCTGGTCCACCTACGCCGGCCAGCCGCGCACCTCTGTTATGGCGATTGGCTTCGCTCTCTTTGTTTTCACACTGTTCTTCGTCGTCTTCTTCCTTTTGAGGTCTATTCCTCTTCGTATTCGGCTCTGGCGCGTAGCATACCGGCTTCGCAATGCAGACCCTTTGACGTCCGACTTCAAAAAGATATTCGCGGCCGACCGCAAGCTTCTGCACCTCTGGAACGAGTATCGCCATACGCTCCATCCTCAGAAGGAATTTGATGCAGAAACGGCCACAGACAAAGTCGTAGCGCTACGCGCAACGTCTTCCGCTGAGCATTTCTTCAATAGCCAGACCGTCTATGAGACACGGTTACGGACTGAATTCTTCAAGCATCTCCCGGGCATCTGCACGGGCCTTGGAATCATCGGCACTTTCCTTGGCCTCATACAAGGACTTTCTGCTTTCAATGTATCCGAAAACATCCAAGAGGTCCGCAGCAGCATAGATGCGCTTCTGCATGGTGTTTATGAAGCATTCGAGGTCTCTGTTACTGCAATCATTCTCGCGATAGCCATCACTTTCGTCGAGAAGTGGATTGTTTCCAGTCTTAGTCATGCGACTGAGCTCATTGTCCAACGTTTGGACGCCATCTTCGAGAGTGGTGCAAACACGGAGTACCTTGAACGACTTGTTCGCTCATCCGAGGAGACGGCTAAGCAGTCTCGTATACTCAAAGATTCGCTGGTCGCAGACCTCAAGGAAGTCCTTTCTGAGCTGACCCGCAAGCAGATAGAGGCGGCGAACGCCCACGCATCTACCATTGGACCTCAAATTGCCTCCAGTTTAAAGCAGGAGCTTGCTGATCCACTTGCGAAAATTTCGGCTGCCGTCGCCCAGGTTAGCAACGACCAAAGTGGCGCTGTGACCAAGCTGCTTACAGACGTTCTCGCGAGCTTTAGCGAACAACTGAAAGGCCTGCTGCAAAGCCAAGCTACCGACATCACCAGACTCCAGCAGGAAGCCGCACAAGGACTCCGAGCCGCTGTCGACAAGATCGACGCCATGGTAGTCAAACTTGACGAGACCAGCAGCAAATCGACGACCCAGCTTACATCCAGCGTCGCAGACGCTATCACCAATATCCAAAAGCAATTGGCACAATTTGAGACCTCAACTGGCACCTCGACCAATACTCTGTCTAACAGTGCCGACCGACTTAGCTCCTCAATTGATAATTTCCTCGCTGCTGTTGGAGGCCTGATAAACGCGGTCTCTGCGATTGGTCAGACGAGTGACAACCTGATGCGATCTGCAGATCAGATCGCGACCGCCTCGTCCCGCCTTTCGGAAGTTTCCGCAGATTATAACACGACCCGAGCCTCGATCGCTGCCATGATCGGTGAACTGGGAGCAATTACCGAGGTGGCTAGACGGGACGCTACAGTCACGAGCGAAATCGTTGCCAGGATTGAAGCCTCCGCCAACAAATTGAATGAAGCTCAACTACATGCGCAGGAGTTTCTGGACCGGGTTTCCGATGTGCTGGAATCAACTCATCGAGAATTTGCAGAGAATATGAGGAAGACACTCGGTGAAGCCAACCGACAATTCTTCGACCAGCTTTCGCAAGCGACTGGGCTGCTTCGTACCGGCATTATGGAGCTGGAGACCACGCTGACAGCGCTTGATATCAGACAGAGCGCTTAA
- a CDS encoding PglZ domain-containing protein, whose product MHPLNKYISKQLSEKLKARKVVVWYDPRREFAPFVAELRGGARTTDEAVPVTVSDISARLTEYDGSMFELRTVVEPFVCADAPTECMIVYLPGCERDRQGSVLMELEKAGDCYEPQLKRLARNVLRQRYTDGVIDEMLAPEQVSYEDLARASSDSSSTEPPSVLRSIFHSASGNEGIIAAWLASDERDAEIEAKEAIRELVKLVRSKLGLELSEVAPLAKLRSITLRYVLGAEFRSVLVGVIPSSVQAIPAPKSRDEETSIKELAHVLRARYSEVYPQIADRVEAELGLHEEQATFAGLGSTDTFRFAERVLLAQCGELVAAKKFDEALEIIGGLEHSFWLERDVGRKAQWEACRLMAELGILGVAVHAAIGKASGDANTWISAYAAKDGWFRLDQAQRRLEAWVANLDDEPEERPLGVVRGIYEDACRAMAEGFTRALVAAKWTVSSSLHQTKIYSGIVSEQPKPVAYFFVDAMRFEMGVELAERLPQVVEVSVRPAVCVLPSITPIGMAALQPGASSSFSVVEQAGALGVRIDDAFLPDLAARKKFASSRIPKLADVALDELLSLQPSRLVKRIDGAQVVIVRSQEIDHAGERGFTFQARQVMDTVIDNLARAVRKLATAGIENCVLTADHGHLFFPSDRDESMRLDPPGGDEVDLHRRCWIGRGGATPTGCVRVTASALGYDSDLDFVFPASNAVFKAGGDLAFHHGGPSLQEMVIPVVTVRMKTSAPKRSTSEPVTATGLPDAVTNRIFSVVIQLDGKNLSLFSTELLVRPMLISAGKQVGGVGMAIDGDFDRTTGCVKLQAGKQVTVAFLLSDESVPSLRIVIQDPTTDAELYRSPIDIPVRLGV is encoded by the coding sequence ATGCACCCTTTGAACAAGTATATTTCGAAGCAGCTCAGTGAGAAGCTGAAAGCCAGAAAGGTGGTCGTCTGGTACGATCCCCGCCGCGAATTTGCTCCTTTTGTTGCGGAATTGCGCGGTGGCGCACGGACCACCGACGAGGCGGTCCCCGTAACCGTCAGCGATATATCGGCGCGACTGACGGAATATGATGGCTCGATGTTTGAGCTTCGGACGGTCGTGGAGCCCTTCGTCTGCGCGGATGCGCCGACCGAGTGCATGATCGTCTACCTGCCTGGCTGTGAGCGTGATCGTCAGGGTTCGGTACTGATGGAACTCGAAAAGGCTGGTGATTGCTATGAGCCGCAGCTGAAGCGGCTCGCGCGCAATGTGCTGCGCCAGCGTTACACCGACGGCGTGATCGACGAGATGCTGGCGCCGGAGCAGGTTTCCTATGAGGATCTTGCGCGTGCATCTTCGGACTCGTCGTCGACCGAGCCGCCATCGGTTTTGAGGTCGATCTTCCACAGCGCGTCGGGGAACGAAGGGATTATCGCGGCGTGGCTTGCAAGCGACGAGCGCGATGCCGAGATCGAGGCGAAAGAGGCGATCCGAGAGCTGGTGAAGCTGGTGCGCTCGAAGCTCGGACTTGAGCTCTCCGAAGTGGCCCCGTTGGCCAAACTTCGCAGCATAACGCTGCGATACGTTCTCGGTGCTGAGTTCAGGAGTGTTTTGGTCGGCGTCATTCCATCGTCTGTTCAAGCTATCCCGGCGCCGAAGTCGCGGGATGAGGAAACCTCGATCAAAGAGCTCGCCCATGTGCTTCGTGCCCGTTACTCCGAGGTATATCCTCAGATCGCAGATCGCGTCGAGGCGGAGCTCGGCCTTCACGAAGAACAAGCGACATTCGCGGGTCTTGGATCAACTGATACGTTCCGCTTCGCGGAGCGCGTGCTACTGGCTCAATGTGGTGAGCTGGTCGCGGCGAAGAAATTCGACGAGGCTCTCGAGATCATCGGTGGGTTGGAACACAGCTTCTGGCTGGAGCGCGATGTAGGGCGGAAGGCCCAGTGGGAAGCCTGCCGTCTCATGGCCGAGCTCGGTATTCTCGGAGTGGCTGTGCACGCCGCGATCGGAAAAGCCAGTGGCGACGCAAATACCTGGATTAGCGCCTACGCCGCCAAGGACGGTTGGTTCAGACTAGACCAGGCGCAACGCCGTCTTGAGGCATGGGTCGCAAATCTTGACGACGAACCGGAGGAGCGACCGCTGGGGGTCGTTCGTGGCATCTACGAAGACGCATGCCGCGCTATGGCAGAGGGCTTTACGAGAGCTCTTGTCGCCGCGAAATGGACGGTCTCATCGTCACTGCATCAAACGAAGATCTACAGCGGTATCGTCTCAGAGCAGCCCAAGCCCGTGGCATACTTCTTTGTTGACGCCATGCGTTTCGAGATGGGTGTCGAACTCGCCGAGCGGCTTCCACAGGTCGTGGAAGTCAGCGTGCGCCCCGCGGTCTGCGTGCTGCCTAGCATCACTCCGATCGGGATGGCAGCCCTTCAGCCAGGAGCATCTTCGAGCTTTAGTGTGGTGGAGCAGGCGGGGGCGTTGGGTGTTCGCATCGATGACGCGTTCCTTCCTGACCTAGCCGCGCGAAAAAAGTTCGCCAGCTCGCGCATTCCCAAATTGGCGGATGTGGCGCTGGACGAACTGCTGAGCCTTCAACCGTCAAGACTTGTAAAGAGGATCGACGGTGCTCAGGTCGTCATCGTACGGTCGCAGGAAATTGACCACGCAGGTGAGCGCGGGTTCACGTTTCAGGCTCGGCAGGTGATGGACACCGTTATCGATAATCTCGCCCGAGCTGTCAGAAAGCTTGCTACGGCGGGTATCGAGAACTGTGTGCTGACGGCAGACCACGGGCACCTCTTTTTTCCATCAGATCGCGACGAGTCGATGCGGCTGGACCCGCCGGGAGGGGATGAAGTCGACCTACATCGCCGCTGTTGGATTGGGCGCGGCGGAGCAACGCCGACCGGTTGCGTGCGCGTGACCGCCTCGGCACTCGGATACGACTCCGATCTCGATTTTGTATTTCCCGCAAGCAATGCGGTCTTCAAAGCGGGGGGCGACCTGGCATTCCACCACGGTGGTCCCTCATTGCAGGAAATGGTTATCCCTGTGGTCACGGTCCGCATGAAGACGAGCGCGCCGAAGCGTTCGACTTCAGAACCGGTCACGGCCACGGGCCTGCCTGACGCTGTCACCAACCGTATCTTCAGCGTCGTGATCCAGCTCGACGGCAAGAACCTCTCGCTGTTTTCCACCGAACTGTTGGTCCGACCGATGCTCATCTCGGCCGGAAAGCAGGTGGGTGGAGTCGGAATGGCCATTGACGGCGATTTCGATCGCACGACAGGCTGCGTGAAATTGCAGGCCGGGAAGCAGGTCACGGTCGCGTTCTTGTTGAGCGACGAGAGCGTGCCGTCGCTCCGCATCGTTATCCAAGACCCGACTACTGACGCGGAGCTGTATCGCTCACCCATCGACATCCCGGTTCGTCTCGGAGTTTAA
- a CDS encoding DNA methyltransferase codes for MNKATRSAIERATQQGRKLLDEDFSSQLEGTFDVLRSGVIAPAGGAHLSVRQRFQRDKIVATIEHKRAAGTSATEAVTDYVRDAAFTTLNRFVALKMLEARQLVQECISKGERSSGFREFCGMAPGVGLLPDAAGYRLYVESLFDEFSTEIKVLFDRRDAASVLWPKRQTFEALLTIFNAPELSEVWGEDETIGWVYQYFNSDADRDDMGRGKRPPANSRELAVRNQFFTPRYVVQFLVDNTLGRLWLEMHGEHSHLAQYCQYLVSAVDEPLRARQRKDPRDLRILDPACGSGHFLLYCFDLLLTIYEEAWSAEDDCPKSEATGHSLREDYPDLAGLQRAAPKLIVEHNLFGVDIDPRCAQIAALALWLRAQRAWKDQSAAASDRLRVRRTHVVVAEPMPGDDALINEFAANLNPPLLRDLFKKMIAESKLAGELGILLRVEDGIAFELSRAREQFVLQQKNTGFLPGMEPEKRQGSLDLSGIDDHHFFFGAETTIIGALREFAETASGSASIARRLFAGDAAQGIALIDVARSRFDVVLMNPPFGSCSAPAKKEFDRSYPRTKNDVYAAFVERGIELLHPRGRLGAITSRTGFFLSSFQKWREEVLLPKAPPVVVADLGIGVLDGAMVETAAYCLEAVL; via the coding sequence ATGAATAAGGCCACGCGCAGCGCCATCGAGCGGGCGACCCAGCAGGGACGCAAGCTCCTCGACGAGGATTTTTCGTCACAGCTGGAAGGGACTTTCGACGTCTTGCGAAGCGGCGTCATCGCTCCAGCCGGTGGCGCACATCTATCGGTCCGCCAACGGTTTCAACGGGACAAGATCGTCGCAACCATCGAACACAAACGCGCCGCGGGGACGAGCGCCACGGAGGCGGTCACCGATTACGTAAGGGATGCTGCGTTCACGACACTGAACCGGTTCGTCGCGCTCAAAATGCTGGAAGCACGCCAGCTCGTTCAGGAGTGTATTTCCAAAGGCGAACGGTCTTCTGGCTTTAGAGAGTTCTGTGGTATGGCGCCGGGGGTGGGGCTGCTACCCGACGCCGCAGGTTATCGCCTTTATGTCGAGAGTCTGTTCGACGAGTTCTCAACCGAGATAAAGGTCCTATTTGACCGGCGTGACGCCGCTTCGGTTCTGTGGCCCAAGCGACAAACGTTTGAAGCGCTGCTGACCATCTTCAACGCGCCTGAGCTGTCGGAGGTGTGGGGTGAGGATGAGACGATTGGGTGGGTCTACCAGTATTTTAATTCCGATGCAGACCGGGACGACATGGGTCGGGGTAAGCGTCCGCCAGCAAATAGCCGCGAGCTTGCGGTTCGCAACCAATTCTTCACGCCAAGATATGTTGTGCAATTCCTCGTCGACAACACGCTTGGCCGTTTGTGGCTCGAAATGCATGGGGAGCATTCGCATCTGGCGCAGTATTGCCAGTACCTCGTCAGCGCAGTAGATGAACCGCTCCGAGCCCGCCAGAGGAAAGATCCGCGCGATCTTCGAATCCTGGACCCCGCGTGCGGCTCTGGACATTTTCTTCTATATTGCTTCGATCTTCTGTTGACGATCTACGAAGAGGCTTGGTCGGCTGAGGACGACTGCCCAAAAAGTGAAGCGACAGGCCATAGTCTTCGCGAAGATTACCCCGACCTTGCGGGTTTGCAGCGAGCGGCCCCGAAACTGATCGTAGAACACAATCTGTTCGGCGTGGATATAGATCCCAGGTGCGCGCAGATCGCTGCCCTGGCCCTATGGTTACGCGCGCAGCGGGCATGGAAAGATCAAAGCGCTGCGGCATCGGATCGACTTCGTGTCCGGCGAACACACGTTGTAGTGGCTGAGCCGATGCCAGGCGATGACGCGCTTATTAACGAATTCGCGGCTAACCTCAATCCACCGCTATTGCGCGATCTATTCAAGAAGATGATCGCAGAGAGTAAGCTAGCTGGTGAATTGGGCATTCTGCTTCGCGTGGAAGATGGCATTGCATTCGAGCTGAGCCGAGCGCGTGAACAGTTTGTGCTTCAACAAAAAAATACTGGCTTCCTTCCGGGCATGGAGCCGGAGAAAAGACAAGGATCTCTGGACCTCTCCGGCATTGATGACCACCATTTTTTTTTCGGAGCTGAGACCACCATCATCGGGGCGCTACGTGAGTTCGCTGAGACAGCGTCGGGGAGCGCAAGCATCGCGCGACGACTTTTCGCGGGTGACGCCGCACAAGGAATCGCGCTGATCGATGTGGCTCGTTCACGGTTTGATGTTGTCTTGATGAATCCCCCCTTTGGATCATGTAGCGCGCCGGCCAAAAAGGAGTTCGACAGGAGTTATCCACGGACCAAGAATGATGTTTATGCTGCCTTTGTAGAGCGGGGCATTGAACTTTTGCATCCGCGCGGCCGGCTCGGAGCAATCACCTCAAGAACAGGCTTTTTCTTATCGAGCTTTCAGAAATGGCGAGAAGAGGTCTTGCTGCCAAAGGCGCCACCCGTCGTCGTTGCCGACCTTGGCATTGGTGTACTTGACGGAGCAATGGTCGAGACCGCTGCCTACTGTTTAGAGGCGGTGCTATGA
- the brxL gene encoding BREX system Lon protease-like protein BrxL: MSNGIPSARDLLDNKANQLFAGKVVRKDLVRKVKVGANVPVFVLEFLLGKYCASSDEIAIQMGLQVVNDTLANNYIRPDESAKAQSKVKESGRYSFIDKVKVRLVDSDYWAEGVNFNNKFLHIPSQYVRDYERLLMGGVWAQVDMRFETDEESKGKNPFWIDKLVPIQIATFDLDEYRNVRKQFTTDEWLDLIVRSMGYEPGEMSRRLKLLFLVRLIPLAERNYNLVELGPRGTGKSYVVQEVSPYTALLTGGTTVANLFGHMSGRQKGMVQIWDVVGFDEVADLQKMPKEVITTMKTYCESGTFQRGQEAVAGDASIAMFGNTNQPIDVMVQTGHLFAPMPDTIRDDMAFIDRLHFYLPGWEIPQMRNQLFTDHYGFVVDYLAEALRDMRKHNFTEIIDRFFFDGGTPQCARS, translated from the coding sequence ATGAGCAACGGTATACCGTCGGCCCGCGATTTACTCGACAATAAGGCGAACCAGCTGTTCGCCGGAAAGGTCGTCCGGAAGGATCTCGTTCGGAAGGTCAAGGTTGGGGCCAATGTGCCCGTCTTCGTGCTGGAGTTCCTGCTCGGAAAATACTGCGCCTCGTCCGACGAAATCGCGATTCAGATGGGGCTGCAGGTCGTCAACGACACGCTCGCAAACAACTATATCCGGCCAGACGAGTCTGCAAAGGCGCAGAGCAAGGTCAAAGAGAGTGGAAGATACTCCTTCATCGACAAGGTGAAAGTGCGGCTGGTCGATTCGGACTACTGGGCAGAGGGTGTGAATTTTAATAACAAGTTCCTCCATATACCCAGCCAATACGTGCGTGACTATGAGCGCCTGCTTATGGGTGGCGTATGGGCACAAGTCGACATGCGGTTCGAAACCGACGAGGAGTCAAAGGGCAAGAATCCGTTTTGGATCGACAAGCTCGTCCCAATTCAAATTGCGACCTTTGACCTCGACGAATACCGCAATGTCAGGAAGCAGTTCACGACCGACGAGTGGTTGGATCTTATCGTTCGGAGCATGGGGTATGAGCCCGGCGAGATGTCCCGACGGCTCAAGCTGCTCTTCCTGGTTCGGCTCATCCCCTTGGCGGAGCGGAACTACAACCTGGTTGAGCTTGGCCCCCGAGGGACCGGCAAGAGTTATGTGGTCCAGGAGGTTTCGCCTTACACGGCGCTTCTGACGGGAGGGACGACGGTCGCTAATCTATTTGGCCACATGTCGGGACGTCAAAAGGGCATGGTGCAGATCTGGGATGTCGTCGGTTTCGATGAGGTCGCAGACCTGCAGAAGATGCCGAAGGAAGTCATCACGACGATGAAGACCTACTGCGAGTCCGGCACGTTCCAACGCGGACAGGAGGCCGTTGCGGGAGACGCGAGCATAGCGATGTTCGGCAACACCAATCAGCCGATCGATGTCATGGTCCAGACAGGTCACCTCTTTGCCCCGATGCCTGACACCATTCGCGACGATATGGCTTTCATCGATCGTCTGCACTTTTATCTCCCAGGCTGGGAGATTCCGCAGATGCGGAACCAACTCTTCACCGACCACTATGGATTCGTCGTCGATTATCTCGCTGAGGCCTTGCGCGATATGCGCAAGCACAATTTCACGGAGATTATTGACCGTTTTTTTTTCGATGGGGGCACACCTCAATGCGCGAGATCGTAA